Proteins from a genomic interval of Pseudomonas asplenii:
- the dnaN gene encoding DNA polymerase III subunit beta yields the protein MHFTIQREALLKPLQLVAGVVERRQTLPVLSNVLLVVEGQQLSLTGTDLEVELVGRVQLEEPAEPGEITVPARKLMDICKSLPNDALIDIKVDEQKLVVKAGRSRFTLSTLPANDFPTVEEGPGSLTCSLEQSKLRRLIERTSFAMAQQDVRYYLNGMLLEVSAGVIRAVATDGHRLAMCSMQADIGQPDRHQVIVPRKGILELARLLTEPEGNVSIVLGQHHIRATTGEFTFTSKLVDGKFPDYERVLPKGGDKLVLGDRQALREAFSRTAILSNEKYRGIRLQLASGQLKIQANNPEQEEAEEEVGVDYNGGSLEIGFNVSYLLDVLGVMTTEQVRLILSDSNSSALLQESDNDDSAYVVMPMRL from the coding sequence ATGCATTTCACCATTCAACGCGAAGCCCTGTTGAAACCCCTGCAACTGGTCGCAGGCGTCGTCGAGCGCCGCCAGACCTTGCCGGTACTTTCCAATGTGCTGCTGGTCGTCGAAGGCCAGCAACTGTCGCTGACCGGTACCGACCTGGAGGTCGAACTGGTCGGCCGCGTCCAGCTCGAGGAGCCTGCCGAACCCGGTGAAATCACCGTGCCGGCGCGCAAGCTGATGGATATCTGCAAAAGCCTGCCGAACGATGCCCTGATCGACATCAAGGTCGACGAGCAGAAACTGGTGGTCAAGGCTGGCCGTAGCCGCTTCACCCTGTCGACCCTGCCGGCCAACGACTTCCCGACCGTGGAAGAAGGTCCGGGCTCGCTGACCTGCAGCCTGGAGCAGAGCAAGCTGCGCCGTTTGATCGAGCGTACCAGCTTCGCCATGGCTCAGCAGGATGTGCGCTACTACCTCAACGGTATGCTGCTCGAAGTGTCCGCCGGTGTGATTCGCGCCGTGGCCACCGATGGTCACCGTCTGGCGATGTGTTCCATGCAGGCCGACATCGGTCAGCCGGATCGGCACCAGGTCATCGTGCCGCGCAAGGGTATTCTGGAACTGGCCCGCCTGCTGACCGAGCCGGAAGGTAATGTCAGCATCGTTCTCGGCCAACACCACATCCGCGCGACCACTGGCGAATTCACTTTCACCTCGAAGCTGGTCGATGGCAAGTTCCCCGACTACGAGCGCGTCCTGCCAAAAGGTGGCGACAAACTGGTACTGGGCGATCGCCAGGCCCTGCGTGAAGCTTTCAGCCGCACTGCGATCCTGTCCAACGAGAAGTACCGCGGTATCCGTCTGCAACTGGCCAGTGGTCAATTGAAGATCCAGGCGAACAACCCGGAGCAGGAAGAAGCGGAAGAAGAAGTGGGCGTCGACTACAACGGTGGCTCCCTGGAAATCGGTTTCAACGTCAGCTACCTGCTGGATGTGCTGGGCGTGATGACCACCGAGC